The segment AGTCCAACTTGCTTGACATTCAAACGACTGTATTGAGGATCAGACTTGGCTCTACGCTCCAGTTCATCCAGTACATACTTAATATCGAGCGGGCGATCGACAAACTCACTCGGACTCGTGACCTCATTGGCGATGCCATCGACTAAAGCTTGCAACTGTTTGGCATTACTGCCGGGATGTTCTGGAACGGCAACCGCAAATCCATGAGACGCGAGGTGTTCTGCTAAATATCGGAACGTTCCGCGATCGGAACCCAGTCCATGCGAAATCACAATCACGGGAATCGATGTTGGCAAAGCTTGACGGCGCGCGATCGGCAAATAGACATCCACCGGAAATACGCGCTCTCGCCCTAACGCTTGCACAAATCCGCGCGTTCGATCGACTAATCTCCAAGAGTCTCGCCGAAATCCATATGCGCCTCGCGCTGTTAAATCAGGAATGTTCCCCGGTAGGGGGGTAGAGTCTTGGCTCGCAAGTTGAGCGACTACATCAGTAGCTTGCTTCGTACGTCCAATCAAATCTCCAAAATCATCCACAATCTGGAGGCTTCGCTGCAAATCAATCCGAATCCCTCGCGTCGGAAACCTCCGAAATACATTCAGCAACGTCAACCCTTCTGGATCAGCCGATGCCAAAATCAATGCCGCTCGAATCGCGAAAAATCCTGTATCGCGAGATTCCGGTTGAATCACTTCTCCCAAACGGCGTAACAAAATCTCTCCCTGCTGTGTATACAGGAATTGCGAAACCGCAACAGGACTAAGGTCTGCCTTTGCAACCAACACCTTACGCAATGTCGCCAATTGCGTTGCATCGACATATTGCGAATACACGTAAAGGTCACTATCGAGTACTCCCTGACGCGCATACGCTTCCAGCGCCGACACAGAAACCGATCGCTCTAAAATGCCATACGACAGAAAAATCCGCTCAGCACTCCGGGCTGGGGAACTCATAGCGAGAACAGAAATCAGTCCTGCGATCGCGGAGAAGAAAAATTTGGCGACTTTCGACTGTTGCATATCTTCGGACGGAATCCTAACGACCTGAACCTAGACTGGCTCATTTTGACGCACCTACAGAAAAAGCGGCAACTTCCAAAGAAATAAAAAGAATTCCTTCTATACAAAAATTAAGCCAAGCTGAAATTTTGATCATTAGCTTGAAGTCTAATTTGCAACTCCGGGCACTTTGGATAGAGTGTGACAGATGAGTTTGATTGATTTCTGCTACTAGTAGTGTGTCTCATATTTAACGAGCACCCTTACCAAGTTCAGACTTTCGATCGACATAATTTCCTCAACTTAGTCGTATAACATCTGGTACGGCAATTTTAAATTTCAGATTTTCCCCCTGAAGTCACAGTTAAAGCAGCACAAGGACGAATTTTTAGTGATAGGATGATGTCCCTGCGCTCCGACAGCCTAAAAAAACATCTACTTCAACATGACGAGGATTTCGATGGCGGTTCTACCCCCCGACACCATTCAACAAAGTTCAGAGGTTGCACTCCAACAGATCGATTGGATAGCACCTGCTGAATCCACAGAGATTGAACTCATTGACTATCTAAAAGACGAATTGGCAGTTTCAGACGACTCGATCGACCTTGCTCTGCGTCACTGCCAACAAGAACGAGGCACGTTGCCAATGGTGCTTTGGCGCTACGGATTTGTCTCGATTGATCAGTTGAATCAGATTTTTGATTGGATGGCTCGCTAGTACTTGCTTGAGTTATTGCTTGCTCATTTTGTTGAGTAGCCACAGCGATGTCGAAATCGCAGCAAACTGAGCCAAAATCACGTTAATACTAGCTTGCACCACCAAAATATCGATCGGTTGAATAAACTTCGCTGGATCAACGTTCACGAACCCTGCAAATCCTTGATTCACAGCTTTTCCAAACAGTAATCCGACGATCGCTTCTGCCCCCAATAGCGCCAGCAACGTCCCCACCAAACTTGCCATCAGTCCGATCCGAATCGTCTGAATCGCCTCTGCCTTTTTCGGACGTGCTGCTGGATTCTCTGATCTGAGCTGCCGCCCAATCGGAACATATTTCATTAACGACCAATACATATTGAATCCCAGCACCAAGATTCCACAGACGGTCAGCACAACTCCAATCCCTGTGGTTGGATTCGTTCCTTGAGGATTGCGATTTGAAACGGCGGCAAATAACAAAATTGCGCCAGAGATCACAGTTAAAACTAACTGAAACCAAAAGCTAAACCATCCCGCGAATCGAAATGTGTTTGCAATTTCTCTCAAGGTCGGAGAAGAGTCGGATCTTGCCATAGGAATTCACACAGAAGCTAGTTCCAGCTTAAAACAAGATGCAGTCGGAAGTCGGACTTGCAATTAAAAATGATGATGAAACTCGCGATCGCGCCCAAATACAACAAAGCCGGGACGAATTTCATCCCGGCACACTCAGACTCAAATGCTGCTCTAACTGACCACCGCAGGCGATTCAAACTTATAACCTACGCCCCGCACCGTCTGAATCAAAGCAGGCTGACTCGTATCGATTTCAATCTTTTTGCGGATTTGTCCGATATGCACGTCCACCACACGTTGGTCACCGACATATTCATAATCCCAAACTTCTTGAATCAACTCAGCCCGTCGCCAAACTCGCCCGGGATGTGCTGCGAGGAAATGCAACAAATCAAACTCTAATGCCGTCAACGGCACAATTTCCTCATTCAACTTGACCTCACGCCGAACCGGATCAATCATTAATCCACCAAACGTGAGACACTGCTGTTCTGCGGTGGTCACAATTCGCTGACGTTTGAGAATTGCCCCCACTCGTCCACCTAATTCCACCAAACTGAAGGGCTTCGTAATGTAATCATCTGCACCTTGAGCAAAGCCCCGAACTTTGTCCGCCTCATCCGTGCGGCTTGTCAGCATCAAGACAAATACATTTGTCCGGCTCTGCATTTCTTGGCACAGCGAGTAGCCATTTGCATCCGGTAAATTCACATCTAAAATCACCAAATCAGGATTAAACTGCTCAAACACCTGCATCGCAGACTTTCCATCTTCAGCAGATTCCATTTGATAATTTTGCTTAGTCAAGAAACGATGAACCAAATTGCGAATCGCTGGATCATCATCAACGACGAGTATCTTGGCTGGAGCCATGACCATAACCTTGCGCTAAAAAATAAATTGAGAAGGGCAGATGACAGTACCTAGAGCAAATTGAGATCGGAGCCAACAGAAAAATCCCTGATTCTGCTTACACAGAAGAATCTTGTCATCAGCATTAGTATGCCTCAGCTTTTGAATAGAATATCCCGATTTGTCCGAGTTTCCGCAAAATCACGGTCGCCGTTCTATTCGATGTGGAAATTGCGAACACTCCAAGTCACGAAGTTCTCGCAGTGTACGGATATCGCAGGGCGTAAATTTGCTGAAGGCAAAATATCTCAAGTCTGTATTCTATCGTCTACACTCTAGTTGTAATCCCGACCATCGCTAGGTTACTTTAGTAGGTGAAGGTGGAGTAACAAGCCCATGAGCGCGCAAAGTCCCTATGAAAAGTTAGGCGTTTCCGAAGGTGCGACGTTTGAAGAGATTCAAACGGCACGAACTCGTTTGGTTGAAGAATTAGCTGGTGATCAGCGAAAAATTTCGGAAATTGAGGCAGCATATGATTCTGTGCTGATGGAACGACTACGGTTGCGGCAAGAAGGCAAGATCAAAGTGCCCGATCGAATTCGCTTCCCTGAAAAGTTGGCGACCCCGGCTCCTGTCGAAACGCCTGCACCTGCAAATCAGTCGGCTCAATGGTTGAAAAGTTTGATCGATCAGCCGAGTGCCAGAGATATTGTCATTCCTGGAATGACAATGGCAGCGCTAGGGACGTTAGTGTATTTCTCTCCAACGAATGCTGTCCTTCAGATGGCGATGGCGCTCGCAACAGGCAGCACGTTGTATTTTCTTTACCGTAAGGAGCGAAAATTAGGTCGCTCAGTTTTATTAGGCGTAGTTGGGTTGCTGTTGGGATTTGCGATCGGGGGCGTGGCTTACACATTTTTAGCACCTTATTTGGGTGCGTTGGTGCTGACGAATGAAGTTTTGATCAGTTTGGTGACTTTTCTGGTTTTATGGTTGGTCAGTAGCTTTACCAAATAAATCCAGATGGCGGCGGATCAATTTCAGAAAAGTGATATTAGTTGGCAAATTCAGCAATTTTTCCGGCAGGCGGGTGAATGGCTTGAGTTGAGGTTCGCTGGATTGCAACCGCCTGGGGTTCCCGATATGCCGAATTGGTCGTTTCCGGCTTGGTGGTGGGAAGCAGCATTTTGGCTGATCATTGTTGGCGCGGGGGGCTGGCTGTTGTGGCAAATTTATCTGTGGCTGCGTCCGCTGTTAGAAGCTAATCAATCGCAGTTCGGCAAATTTCTCGATCGCAGATCCACGCAACCCGAAAAAGAACGCTCGATCGCGGCTTGGGTCAGATCGGCTCAGGAATTTCAACAGCAGGGAAATTACCGAGAGGCTTCGCGTGCGCTCTATATGGCAATGTTGCAGCGGTTAAGTGAGACAAAATTGATTCCAACGGATCAAAGCCGCACAGATCGAGAATATTTGCGCTTGGTTCAGCTTCTACCAGACTCTGAGTCCTATCAGATGGTGTTAGAGACGCATGAGCTGCTTTGTTTCAGTAATGCGCCGATTTCTGCCGAAATGTTTGAGCGGGTTCAGCGAGCTTATGGCAACATTGAACGCGCGACCCTCGATATGGCAAAAATGGCGTGATGAAAAAACTCGATCGACGTTGGGTATTTGGGCTGATTGCAGTCGCGGTGCTGATTGTCCTCACGTTATTTGTTGCGCCCAGAAGCAATCGCTTGATGAGCGGTTCGACGTTTAGCCGTTCGCCGGATGGCTACGGGGCTTGGTACGCTTATATGCAGCGTCAAGGCACCCCTGTGCAACGCTGGCGCAAGAGTACTTCGGAAGTCGATCGCTCGATCACTGGAACGGGCAATACGATGATTCAGATCGATCCGACGCAATCGAGAGCAAACGACGTAGAAAACTGGGTAGAACGTGGAAATACTTGGATCATTCTGGGACGAGAGTTACCCGCAACCGAGGCAGGATTTTCGACACAGCATCAGAGCGATCAGGGGACAGTAAAAATTGAAACATCTCGGCGATTGCTGAAATCTGGTGCAATGGAGATTTTAGGCGATCGATTCGGCTCGATCGTGTGGGAAGTCAAGAAAGGAAAAGGACGCGTCATTTTCGTGGTAACGCCTTTCATTGCAGCCAATGCATATCAAGATGAGCCTGGAAATTTTCCATTTTTCGCTCAGCTTGCTACTCGATACGGGCAGAAGATTTGGGTTGATGAGTATCTTCATGGCTATCAGGACAAATCCGAAGAATCAGGAGCAGACCAAGCACGGAACTGGGGCGATTATTTGATGAGAACGCCACTCGCTGTGGTGTTGCTCCAGACAGGTGTAGTGATCTTGGTATTAATTTGGGCAAAGAATCGCCGATTTGGGCAACCGCAACCGTTGGAAAGTCCTAAGACAAATGATAGTCAGGCGTATACGCAGGCGCTAGCAGGCGTGCTGTACAAAGCGAGACGGAGCGAGTTTGTGGTGGATGTTGTCGGGCGAGAGGAGCGGTTGCAGATTCAGCGATCGTTAGGCATCGGGGGAGCGTTGCTCGATCGAGAAGCGCTGATGAGCGCCTGGGTCGAACAAACGGGTCGGACTGCTTCAGAATTGGAGCCGCTTTTTGCGAATCGGCGCTTGAGTGAGACAGAGTTACGCAAATGGTTAACTCAAGTTCGCGAAATTAAACAGCATCTTCCAAGGTGATTTTCGCCACCATCAAATTGCAAACCGTAGGCGTTTTGGCTGCGAACTACACTTACTTCAAAGCCTCTTCTAACTGGTTTTGCTCCCAGAGCGATCGATAAAGCCCTGGTTGCTCAATCAAATCACCGTGAGTGCCCATCTGTACAATTCGCCCCTGATCCATGACAAAAATTCGATCTGCTAAGGCTGCCGCAGAAAGTTGGTGCGAAATAAACACAACCGTTTTCCGAACCGTGCCTTCTGACAAATTCTTCAAAATCCGAGTTGCCGTTTGATTGTCTACACTCGACAACGCATCATCTAGAATCAAAATCGGGCTATCGACTAACAAAGCTCGGGCTAATGCAGTCCGTTGCCGTTGTCCACCCGATAAGGTAATTCCTCGCTCTCCAACGATCGTGTCGTAATGCTGCGGGAAATTCAGCACCTCGCCATGAATCTGAGCAATTTTTGCAGCCAGTTCCACGTCAGATTGATCCGCCATGGGGTTGCCGTAGCGAATGTTATTGCGAATTGTTGTACTAAATAAGAAACTTTCTTGAGGCACATAAGCGATCGCACCTCGCAAATCGGTTAATCGCAAATCTGTAATGTCATACCCATCCACAAATAGCTGATTCGGTGAGATATCGAGCAATCGCGGCAAAGCAT is part of the Leptolyngbya boryana PCC 6306 genome and harbors:
- a CDS encoding response regulator transcription factor, translating into MVMAPAKILVVDDDPAIRNLVHRFLTKQNYQMESAEDGKSAMQVFEQFNPDLVILDVNLPDANGYSLCQEMQSRTNVFVLMLTSRTDEADKVRGFAQGADDYITKPFSLVELGGRVGAILKRQRIVTTAEQQCLTFGGLMIDPVRREVKLNEEIVPLTALEFDLLHFLAAHPGRVWRRAELIQEVWDYEYVGDQRVVDVHIGQIRKKIEIDTSQPALIQTVRGVGYKFESPAVVS
- a CDS encoding DUF4350 domain-containing protein, whose amino-acid sequence is MKKLDRRWVFGLIAVAVLIVLTLFVAPRSNRLMSGSTFSRSPDGYGAWYAYMQRQGTPVQRWRKSTSEVDRSITGTGNTMIQIDPTQSRANDVENWVERGNTWIILGRELPATEAGFSTQHQSDQGTVKIETSRRLLKSGAMEILGDRFGSIVWEVKKGKGRVIFVVTPFIAANAYQDEPGNFPFFAQLATRYGQKIWVDEYLHGYQDKSEESGADQARNWGDYLMRTPLAVVLLQTGVVILVLIWAKNRRFGQPQPLESPKTNDSQAYTQALAGVLYKARRSEFVVDVVGREERLQIQRSLGIGGALLDREALMSAWVEQTGRTASELEPLFANRRLSETELRKWLTQVREIKQHLPR
- a CDS encoding DUF2949 domain-containing protein, with the protein product MAVLPPDTIQQSSEVALQQIDWIAPAESTEIELIDYLKDELAVSDDSIDLALRHCQQERGTLPMVLWRYGFVSIDQLNQIFDWMAR
- a CDS encoding DUF3611 family protein — encoded protein: MARSDSSPTLREIANTFRFAGWFSFWFQLVLTVISGAILLFAAVSNRNPQGTNPTTGIGVVLTVCGILVLGFNMYWSLMKYVPIGRQLRSENPAARPKKAEAIQTIRIGLMASLVGTLLALLGAEAIVGLLFGKAVNQGFAGFVNVDPAKFIQPIDILVVQASINVILAQFAAISTSLWLLNKMSKQ
- a CDS encoding DUF4129 domain-containing protein; its protein translation is MAADQFQKSDISWQIQQFFRQAGEWLELRFAGLQPPGVPDMPNWSFPAWWWEAAFWLIIVGAGGWLLWQIYLWLRPLLEANQSQFGKFLDRRSTQPEKERSIAAWVRSAQEFQQQGNYREASRALYMAMLQRLSETKLIPTDQSRTDREYLRLVQLLPDSESYQMVLETHELLCFSNAPISAEMFERVQRAYGNIERATLDMAKMA
- a CDS encoding CPP1-like family protein: MSAQSPYEKLGVSEGATFEEIQTARTRLVEELAGDQRKISEIEAAYDSVLMERLRLRQEGKIKVPDRIRFPEKLATPAPVETPAPANQSAQWLKSLIDQPSARDIVIPGMTMAALGTLVYFSPTNAVLQMAMALATGSTLYFLYRKERKLGRSVLLGVVGLLLGFAIGGVAYTFLAPYLGALVLTNEVLISLVTFLVLWLVSSFTK
- a CDS encoding alpha/beta hydrolase, producing the protein MQQSKVAKFFFSAIAGLISVLAMSSPARSAERIFLSYGILERSVSVSALEAYARQGVLDSDLYVYSQYVDATQLATLRKVLVAKADLSPVAVSQFLYTQQGEILLRRLGEVIQPESRDTGFFAIRAALILASADPEGLTLLNVFRRFPTRGIRIDLQRSLQIVDDFGDLIGRTKQATDVVAQLASQDSTPLPGNIPDLTARGAYGFRRDSWRLVDRTRGFVQALGRERVFPVDVYLPIARRQALPTSIPVIVISHGLGSDRGTFRYLAEHLASHGFAVAVPEHPGSNAKQLQALVDGIANEVTSPSEFVDRPLDIKYVLDELERRAKSDPQYSRLNVKQVGLLGQSFGGYTVMALAGAPINFAQLQQSCRPDEIDRTLNLSLLLQCRAAALPPINYNLSDPRVKAIVAINPITSSVFGQASVSQIKTPILMVGGNADTIAPALPEQIQPFTWLQTNERYLAVIEQGTHFSALGQGNDEGVPVPPEVIGANPAIARRYMNALSLAFFQTYINNQSSFRPYISATYARAISQDPLRLSLVQSLTLSQLGR